The following are encoded in a window of Telmatobacter sp. DSM 110680 genomic DNA:
- a CDS encoding 6-carboxytetrahydropterin synthase, translating into MIELTRRATFSASHYYWNDAWSQEKNVEVFGRCARRNGHGHNYTLEVTVSGNPDSVTGFVVDLKWLKDVIENEVLAAYDHRHLNLEVPEFADSKLIPTTENIAISVWKRLAPAIEKAGAARLSRVRVYETPDIFAEYRGK; encoded by the coding sequence ATGATCGAACTAACCCGCCGGGCTACTTTTTCCGCATCGCACTACTACTGGAACGACGCCTGGTCGCAGGAAAAAAATGTTGAGGTCTTTGGACGGTGTGCCCGCCGCAACGGTCACGGCCATAACTACACCCTAGAAGTCACCGTTTCTGGCAATCCAGATTCGGTCACCGGATTCGTGGTTGACCTTAAGTGGCTCAAAGACGTAATCGAAAACGAAGTGCTGGCTGCATACGATCATCGCCATCTAAATCTTGAGGTGCCGGAATTTGCGGATTCAAAGCTGATTCCAACCACTGAGAACATAGCTATTTCCGTATGGAAGCGTCTTGCGCCGGCGATCGAGAAAGCTGGCGCGGCGCGCCTTAGCCGCGTCCGAGTATACGAGACCCCCGACATCTTCGCGGAATACAGGGGAAAGTGA
- a CDS encoding 6-carboxytetrahydropterin synthase, which translates to MQTAYFGRRYMLSASHRLHSDALSDEANRKTYGKCNNPHGHGHNYVVEVMVGGPVDSNTGMVVNMATLDEVVQTSILQRFDHTNLNLDPLFVNQVPTTENLCRAVYTVLRDALRTCKLEYVRVEETENNFFQFEGD; encoded by the coding sequence ATGCAAACCGCCTACTTTGGACGCCGCTACATGCTCAGTGCCAGCCATCGACTGCATTCCGACGCGCTGTCAGACGAGGCAAATCGAAAAACCTACGGCAAGTGCAACAACCCGCACGGTCACGGTCACAACTATGTAGTAGAGGTTATGGTCGGTGGCCCGGTGGACAGCAACACTGGCATGGTCGTGAATATGGCTACTCTCGATGAAGTGGTGCAAACATCCATTCTTCAGCGGTTTGACCACACCAATTTGAACCTCGATCCGCTCTTTGTGAATCAAGTGCCCACGACGGAGAATCTTTGTAGAGCAGTTTATACAGTATTGAGAGACGCGCTCCGCACCTGCAAGCTGGAGTATGTGCGCGTAGAAGAAACCGAGAACAATTTCTTTCAGTTCGAAGGGGATTGA
- the folE gene encoding GTP cyclohydrolase I FolE, with the protein MYREILNRLGEDPERDGLQQTPSRVEKSMAFLTKGYTEDPGKILRGAMFDVDYDEMVIVKDIEMFSLCEHHMLPFFGKVHVAYIPKGKVIGLSKIPRLVEVFARRLQVQERLTRQIADTIQEAINPQGVGVVIEARHLCMMMRGIEKQNSSTVTSAMVGCFRQKETRAEFLSLVRPGNSGSM; encoded by the coding sequence ATGTATCGCGAGATCCTGAATCGCCTGGGGGAAGATCCCGAGCGCGATGGTTTGCAGCAGACGCCGTCTCGTGTCGAAAAGTCCATGGCTTTCCTCACCAAGGGATACACCGAAGATCCCGGCAAGATTCTGCGTGGCGCCATGTTCGACGTGGATTACGACGAGATGGTGATTGTGAAAGACATCGAAATGTTTTCGCTTTGCGAGCACCACATGCTGCCTTTCTTCGGGAAGGTGCATGTGGCCTATATTCCCAAAGGGAAGGTCATCGGACTCAGCAAGATTCCGCGCCTCGTCGAGGTATTTGCGCGCCGACTGCAGGTGCAGGAGCGTCTCACGCGTCAAATCGCCGACACCATCCAGGAAGCAATCAATCCGCAAGGTGTCGGAGTGGTCATCGAAGCTCGTCACCTGTGCATGATGATGCGCGGCATCGAGAAACAAAATTCATCCACCGTTACGTCGGCCATGGTGGGCTGCTTCCGCCAGAAGGAAACGCGTGCGGAGTTTCTCTCGCTCGTGCGTCCGGGCAACAGCGGATCAATGTGA
- the truB gene encoding tRNA pseudouridine(55) synthase TruB, producing the protein MNGLLVIDKPGGITSHDVVNRLRRITGERSIGHLGTLDPMATGVLPLLLGKFTRLAQYFSATEKSYSGSIRFGYATDTYDADGEVSGERVCPSLTLEAIRSAASRFQGEMDQLPPPFSAKKIAGTPAYKLARAGKPVELKTAKICIRSFEITAFDGDEASFTMSVSAGGYVRSVAHELGQDLKCGAHLSNLRRTQAGVFTLDDAQRLEEMEPFSGNLAGLENYCIHPRSLLTDMPSVGGDVVSLGRLRNGAQANLPEFSQAPLVKVFAGQKELVGIARRVAGTLFQPVVVMG; encoded by the coding sequence GTGAATGGTCTTCTCGTAATTGACAAGCCCGGGGGCATCACCAGCCACGACGTGGTGAACCGGCTGCGCAGAATTACCGGCGAGCGCTCTATAGGACATCTGGGAACTCTCGATCCCATGGCGACGGGCGTTCTGCCATTGCTTCTGGGCAAATTTACGCGTCTTGCGCAGTATTTCTCTGCAACGGAAAAGAGCTATTCCGGCTCAATTCGATTCGGATATGCGACGGACACTTACGATGCTGACGGCGAGGTGTCGGGCGAACGGGTTTGTCCTTCCTTGACGCTCGAAGCGATTCGGTCCGCCGCATCGCGTTTCCAAGGCGAAATGGATCAGCTGCCGCCGCCATTTTCCGCGAAGAAAATCGCCGGCACTCCAGCTTACAAACTGGCACGCGCGGGAAAGCCTGTAGAACTCAAAACTGCTAAGATCTGTATCCGTTCATTCGAAATCACAGCGTTCGATGGCGACGAAGCTTCGTTCACGATGAGTGTAAGTGCCGGAGGCTATGTCCGCTCAGTAGCGCACGAACTAGGGCAGGACCTCAAGTGTGGCGCGCATCTCAGCAACTTGCGTCGAACCCAGGCCGGAGTTTTTACACTTGACGATGCGCAGAGATTGGAGGAGATGGAACCCTTCTCCGGTAACCTCGCCGGACTCGAAAATTATTGTATCCATCCTCGCAGCTTGTTAACCGACATGCCTTCAGTAGGTGGAGACGTCGTGTCTCTCGGCAGGCTTCGGAACGGCGCGCAGGCGAATCTTCCCGAGTTCTCGCAGGCGCCGCTGGTGAAGGTTTTTGCCGGCCAGAAAGAACTCGTCGGTATAGCGAGACGTGTTGCCGGAACGCTGTTTCAGCCCGTTGTGGTCATGGGCTAG
- a CDS encoding arylesterase has translation MLICYGDSITAGHGLNPGQSFPDALQRDLDKNGYSYKVSNMGTSGATTKDAVVNVGTVIKAHPSVVIVEFGGNDGLRGLPLEQTRKNLDAVLTALNAAHIRILLAGITLPPNYGQDYIGTFDRVFSDLAAKHHAAFIPMIYKDLVNVPGTIQEDGIHPTARGSEIIASTLLPVLKPLLHK, from the coding sequence GTGCTCATTTGCTACGGCGATAGCATTACCGCAGGCCATGGGCTTAACCCTGGGCAGTCCTTCCCCGATGCGCTGCAACGGGATCTTGACAAGAACGGATACTCCTACAAAGTTTCGAATATGGGTACCAGCGGTGCAACGACAAAAGATGCGGTCGTCAACGTTGGAACAGTCATCAAGGCCCATCCCTCAGTTGTGATCGTTGAATTTGGTGGAAATGACGGGCTGCGCGGCCTTCCCTTGGAACAGACACGGAAAAATCTCGATGCAGTCTTGACCGCACTCAACGCGGCACACATCAGGATTTTGCTTGCTGGTATAACTCTTCCGCCAAATTACGGGCAGGATTACATCGGCACATTCGACAGGGTATTCAGTGATCTTGCGGCCAAACATCATGCTGCTTTCATCCCGATGATCTACAAAGATCTCGTGAATGTGCCAGGTACAATCCAGGAAGACGGGATCCACCCAACGGCCAGGGGTTCTGAGATTATCGCCTCTACTCTCCTCCCAGTCCTCAAGCCTTTATTGCATAAGTAG
- a CDS encoding ABC transporter ATP-binding protein has protein sequence MIEVRNVKRWIQNGSRRVEILKGISLSIPAGQFVAIVGASGSGKSTLLGLLAGLDTPSEGEIWLDGTPIHNLAETDLAAVRGRKIGFVFQSYQLISTLTALENVLLPFELNLEGSGLKQARSLLEAVGLAERMDHYPVQLSGGEQQRVALARAFVVNPPIVMADEPTGNLDSANGRMVLDLLLERHGHAGATLVLVTHDPEIAARADRKIVLKDGMVIEDTLPSVPLDDLVQNEATNG, from the coding sequence GTGATTGAAGTTCGCAACGTTAAGCGCTGGATTCAGAATGGCTCGCGGCGCGTAGAGATCTTGAAAGGGATTTCTCTCAGCATCCCCGCAGGCCAGTTCGTAGCTATCGTTGGGGCCAGCGGCAGCGGAAAAAGCACACTGCTGGGATTGCTCGCGGGGCTCGATACGCCGAGCGAGGGCGAAATCTGGCTTGATGGCACTCCCATTCACAATCTCGCTGAGACTGATCTGGCTGCTGTGCGCGGTCGCAAAATCGGCTTCGTTTTTCAGTCTTACCAGCTCATTTCGACTCTCACAGCGCTTGAAAATGTATTGCTTCCCTTTGAACTCAATCTCGAAGGCAGCGGTTTGAAGCAGGCGCGTTCATTGCTTGAGGCCGTCGGTCTGGCTGAGCGCATGGATCATTATCCAGTCCAACTTTCAGGAGGCGAGCAGCAGCGTGTTGCACTGGCCCGTGCGTTCGTTGTCAATCCGCCAATCGTGATGGCCGACGAGCCCACTGGAAATCTTGATTCCGCGAATGGCCGCATGGTGCTCGATCTCCTTCTCGAACGCCATGGGCATGCAGGGGCGACTCTTGTTCTGGTTACGCACGATCCTGAGATTGCGGCGCGCGCGGATCGCAAGATTGTACTTAAAGACGGCATGGTCATCGAAGACACGCTGCCTTCCGTTCCTCTTGATGACCTTGTTCAAAATGAGGCGACGAATGGCTGA